In the Telopea speciosissima isolate NSW1024214 ecotype Mountain lineage chromosome 2, Tspe_v1, whole genome shotgun sequence genome, one interval contains:
- the LOC122651165 gene encoding LRR receptor-like serine/threonine-protein kinase EFR, with product MVVQLLILVILLFGSSLRLVVGNNETDQLALLEFKKQIDDPYGSLSSWNDSIHFCKWVGITCSHRHQQRVISLDLQGKGLVGNISPFIGNLTFINSLNIGNNNFHGKIPQEIGYLFRLQYIDLENNTLQGELPVSLANCTRLREIYFSYNNIVGKIPVELFMSLSKLEVIFIAKNDLTGKIPDSFGNISSVIGMGLAGNGLQGSIPESLGQLTNLYFLSLFSNKLSGMIPVSLYNLSILGLFSFTQNQLHGSLPQDIGLTLPNLQEVYIGENLLSGRFPNSISNISTLEMIDLSDNSFIGPVPNNLGNLQNLQGFSISGNQFGSGDADDLDYVNSLLNCTHLEMLSLANNSFKGPLPNFKANLSTYLSMIFLGDNQISGTIPIGIENLVNLTELAMDGNFLEGHIPSVIGKLSKLQRLYLGGNRLSGQIPSTIGNLTLLFELYLESNNLNASIPSSIGNCQHLQFLSLSNNSLQGSIPKQLFLISSLSISLNLSYNSLVGSLSIEIGNLKRVSIIDISNNKLFGEIPSSIGGCDSVEQLFMGGNLFEGTIPQSLTLLKGLQDLDLSFNNLSGKIPKDLEKLAALQSLNLSFNYLEGEVPTKGIFGNASAIFVNENDKLCGGIAELHLSTCTNNGSTKTEKSNAFRIVLAIIGVVLGFLLISSFFTLFWIRRSKSKPPSTPLIGDQFLKLSYKELFQATGGFSSANFIGSGSFGSVYKGIIDQDETIIVVKVLNLQNQEFTRAS from the coding sequence ATGGTAGTTCAGCTTCTAATTCTTGTCATTCTCCTCTTTGGGAGCTCATTGAGGCTAGTAGTAGGGAACAACGAGACTGATCAACTTGCTTTGTTGGAGTTCAAGAAACAAATTGATGATCCTTACGGATCCCTGAGTTCGTGGAACGATTCCATCCATTTCTGCAAATGGGTAGGGATCACATGTAGCCATCGTCATCAACAACGGGTTATCAGCTTGGATTTACAAGGGAAGGGTTTGGTTGGGAACATATCTCCTTTCATAGGGAATCTCACTTTTATCAATTCCCTCAACATTGGAAACAACAACTTCCATGGAAAAATCCCTCAAGAGATCGGTTATCTGTTTCGACTACAATACATTGATCTTGAAAACAACACTCTCCAAGGAGAACTTCCTGTCAGTTTGGCCAACTGCACTCGTCTGAGAGAAATCTATTTCTCCTATAATAATATTGTCGGGAAGATTCCTGTTGAATTGTTTATGTCTTTGTCAAAGTTGGAGGTAATTTTTATTGCTAAGAATGACTTGACAGGAAAAATACCAGATTCTTTTGGGAACATTTCCTCTGTCATAGGTATGGGTTTGGCTGGAAATGGACTGCAAGGGAGCATTCCGGAATCCCTTGGTCAGCTAACAAACTTATATTTTCTATCACTTTTTTCCAACAAGCTATCTGGTATGATCCCCGTCTCTTTATATAATCTTTCTATTCTTGGGCTTTTTTCTTTCACACAAAATCAATTGCATGGGAGCCTTCCACAAGACATAGGCCtcactcttccaaatctccaagaAGTATACATTGGAGAGAACCTTTTGTCAGGGAGATTTCCTAATTCCATCTCCAACATTTCAACACTCGAAATGATTGATCTTAGTGATAACAGTTTTATTGGACCAGTCCCCAACAACTTAGGCAATCTTCAAAACCTTCAAGGATTCAGTATTTCTGGAAATCAATTTGGATCAGGGGACGCTGATGATTTAGATTATGTAAATTCTTTACTCAATTGTACACATCTAGAGATGTTGAGTCTTGCCAATAATAGCTTTAAGGGCCCCCTTCCCAACTTTAAAGCCAATCTCTCAACATATCTCTCtatgatttttttaggagataATCAAATATCTGGAACCATTCCTATTGGGATTGAGAATCTTGTCAACTTAACCGAATTGGCCATGGACGGTAACTTTCTCGAAGGTCATATTCCGTCTGTTATAGGGAAACTTTCAAAGCTTCAAAGATTATACTTGGGTGGAAATAGACTTTCAGGACAGATACCTTCCACTATAGGCAATCTCACCCTTTTGTTTGAACTTTATTTAGAATCCAACAACTTGAATGCAAGCATTCCTTCCAGCATTGGAAATTGTCAACATTTACAGTTCTTAAGCCTTTCTAATAATAGCCTCCAAGGGTCAATACCTAAACAACTCTTTCTTATATCCTCCTTATCAATATCTCTCAACTTATCTTATAATTCTCTTGTCGGTTCCCTATCAATTGAAATTGGTAACTTGAAGAGAGTTTCTATAATAGATATCtccaacaacaaactctttggAGAAATTCCGTCCTCCATTGGTGGTTGTGATAGTGTGGAACAACTTTTTATGGGGGGTAATTTGTTTGAAGGAACCATTCCTCAATCTTTGACTCTTTTGAAGGGGCTTCAAGATTTAGATCTCTCATTCAACAACTTATCAGGGAAAATTCCAAAAGATCTAGAGAAACTTGCAGCATTGCAGAGTTTGAATTTATCCTTCAATTATCTTGAGGGTGAGGTACCAACAAAAGGAATCTTTGGAAATGCAAGTGCAATTTTTGTGAATGAAAATGATAAGCTCTGTGGGGGAATTGCAGAGTTACATTTGTCTACATGCACAAACAATGGATctacaaaaacagaaaaatccaATGCTTTTAGAATAGTTTTGGCGATAATCGGTGTggttcttggttttcttttgatatcttcattttttactcttttttggATAAGAAGATCAAAAAGTAAACCTCCATCCACACCATTAATCGGTGACCAATTCTTAAAGCTTTCTTACAAAGAGCTCTTCCAAGCTACTGGAGGATTTTCTTCAGCTAATTTCATAGGTTCCGGCAGTTTTGGCTCTGTATACAAAGGGATAATCGACCAAGATGAAACCATTATCGTAGTCAAGGTACTCAATCTTCAAAATCAAGAGTTTACAAGAGCTTCATGA
- the LOC122651164 gene encoding probable LRR receptor-like serine/threonine-protein kinase At3g47570, producing the protein MTECKVLRNIRHRNLVKILTSCSSLDSKGEDFKALVFEFMPNGSLDDRLHPPMEAHNHSRKLSLLQRLNIAIDVASALDYLHYHCYAPIVHCDFKPSNILLDGDMTAHVSDFGLTRLLLDPDDNSSQAQTSTIGIKRSIGYVAPEYGMGGSTTIQGDMFSCGILLLEMFTGKRPIDQMFTENLNLHNFAKAALSIHLMQILDPKLLLKEEQSEEIDERAIKGPSHRTNKLQDCIKPKLKLHSSAPWNR; encoded by the exons ATGACTGAATGCAAAGTATTAAGAAACATTCGGCATCGAAATCTTGTCAAGATTTTAACTTCTTGTTCAAGTCTTGATTCAAAAGGCGAAGATTTCAAAGCCCTTGTTTTTGAGTTCATGCCCAATGGGAGTCTAGATGATCGGTTGCATCCGCCTATGGAGGCACATAATCATTCAAGGAAATTAAGCCTTCTTCAAAGATTAAACATTGCAATTGATGTGGCTTCTGCATTGGATTACCTTCATTATCACTGTTACGCGCCAATTGTTCATTGTGACTTTAAGCCAAGCAATATTCTACTGGATGGTGATATGACTGCACATGTCAGTGATTTTGGTTTGACAAGGCTACTTTTAGATCCCGACGACAATTCATCCCAGGCTCAAACTAGTACCATTGGTATAAAAAGATCTATTGGCTATGTTGCTCCAG AATATGGCATGGGTGGAAGCACAACTATACAAGGGGACATGTTCAGCTGTGGGATCCTTTTATTGGAGATGTTCACAGGAAAAAGGCCAATAGATCAGATGTTTACCGAAAACTTAAATCTCCACAACTTTGCAAAGGCAGCTTTATCTATACATTTAATGCAGATTTTAGATCCAAAACTCCTACTCAAAGAAGAACAAAGTGAAGAAATTGATGAGCGTGCTATCAAAGGTCCTAGTCATAGGACAAATAAATTGCAAGATTGCATAAAGCCAAAATTGAAATTGCACTCCAGTGCTCCGTGGAATCGTTAA